Proteins from a genomic interval of Triplophysa dalaica isolate WHDGS20190420 chromosome 21, ASM1584641v1, whole genome shotgun sequence:
- the grpr gene encoding gastrin-releasing peptide receptor, protein MSFDTTFAPTPDVKFSSLSESLERNTSSAPDNSHLRAGIIIATVYALIIIVGLIGNVTLIRTFCIVKSMRNVPNLFMSSLALGDLLLLVTCAPVDASKFLTDEWLFGRVGCKLIPFIQLTSVGVSVFTLTALAADRYKAIVKPMDIQASNATLKVCLRAASIWLLSMVLAIPEAMFSDLHTFYIPKTNETFSACAPYPRAGELHPKIHSMSSFLILYVMPLLIISVYYIFIAKSLIQSASNMPVEGNAHIRRQIGSRMRLAKTVLVFVGLFAISWLPNHVIYLYRSYHYTEVDTSMAHFISSVCARILAFTNSCVNPFALYLLSKSFRKQFNKQLCCCCPSISTHSQNTTRNNTRLSLLKSTQNHSVASFSLVNGNAVCH, encoded by the exons ATGTCTTTTGACACAACTTTCGCTCCGACACCGGATGTAAAGTTTTCGTCTTTGAGTGAATCTTTGGAGCGCAACACTAGCAGCGCTCCCGACAATTCACACTTGCGTGCAGGTATTATTATCGCCACCGTTTACGCGCTCATTATAATTGTTGGACTGATTGGTAACGTGACACTCATTAGAACGTTCTGCATCGTGAAGTCCATGCGCAATGTTCCCAATCTCTTCATGTCGAGTCTCGCTCTCGGAGACCTGTTGCTGCTGGTCACCTGCGCGCCCGTGGATGCCAGTAAGTTTTTGACGGATGAGTGGCTCTTTGGGCGGGTGGGTTGTAAACTCATCCCCTTTATTCAGCTGACTTCGGTCGGTGTGTCAGTGTTCACTCTCACGGCGTTGGCAGCGGACAG ATACAAGGCCATTGTCAAACCGATGGACATCCAGGCGTCTAATGCCACACTAAAGGTCTGCCTGAGAGCCGCCTCCATTTGGCTGCTCTCCATGGTCCTGGCCATTCCCGAGGCCATGTTCTCCGACCTCCACACCTTCTACATACCCAAAACCAACGAGACCTTCAGTGCATGTGCTCCATACCCTCGTGCTGGAGAGCTGCACCCCAAAATCCACTCCATGAGCTCTTTCCTCATTCTTTACGTCATGCCTCTCCTCATCATCTCTGTGTACTACATCTTCATCGCCAAGAGTCTGATTCAAAGTGCAAGCAACATGCCAGTGGAGGGAAATGCGCACATAAGGAGACAG ATTGGGTCACGCATGCGTCTCGCCAAAACCGTGCTGGTGTTCGTGGGCCTTTTTGCCATCTCATGGCTCCCCAACCATGTGATTTACCTCTACCGCTCCTACCACTACACAGAGGTGGACACCTCGATGGCCCATTTCATCTCCAGCGTCTGCGCGCGCATCCTCGCCTTCACCAACTCTTGCGTGAACCCCTTCGCTCTCTACCTGCTCAGCAAATCTTTTCGAAAGCAGTTCAACAAGCAGCTCTGCTGCTGCTGTCCTTCCATCTCCACGCATTCCCAAAACACGACACGTAACAACACGCGACTCAGCTTGCTCAAAAGCACTCAGAATCACTCCGTGGCCAGTTTCAGTCTCGTCAACGGTAATGCTGTCTGCCATTAG
- the xk gene encoding membrane transport protein XK — MRLPSSVLVSVSLFTAEITAALYLSTTYRSAGDKIWQCFTLLFTLVPSVLVQLTLIFIHRDLSRDRPLVLLLHILQLGPIIRCLDAFCIYGSAGKVEEPYVTITRKKQMPRDGQAEEVEQEVGQAEGKLVTHRAAFARTSVIQAFLGSAPQLTLQLYICVLQKGVSIGRGTLMVISLLSIVYGALRCNILAIKIRYDDYEVSVSPLAYLCVFLWRGFEIATRVAVLVLFSSVLKVWILPVVLSNFILFFLHPWVLFWSSRSPFPENIEKTLTRVGTTIVLCMLTFMYAGINVFCWSAVQLRLDDTDLIDKGQAWRRVAVYYSLRFVENAGLTLMWYTHRTEFYQWVDAPVLEVLLMLGYAMAVFFMLLFYQFCHPCRQLFSSSPAQGFQSGSMRTKPLSEPQTKDGDEQPCVTKGDFNQSLCV; from the exons ATGAGATTGCCCAGCTCTGTCCTTGTGTCGGTCTCTTTGTTTACAGCCGAGATAACGGCTGCTCTCTATCTTAGCACCACTTATCGCTCAGCTGGTGATAAGATTTGGCAGTGTTTCACGCTTCTATTCACGCTTGTGCCATCCGTGCTGGTGCAGCTCACTCTGATCTTTATTCACAGAGACCTGAGCAGAGACAGACCTCTAGTGCTTCTTCTTCACATTTTACAACTGGGGCCAATAATCCG GTGTCTGGACGCTTTCTGTATCTATGGCAGTGCTGGAAAGGTGGAGGAGCCGTATGTCACCATTACCCGAAAGAAGCAGATGCCCAGAGATGGACAGGCTGAGGAGGTGGAACAAGAAGTTGGCCAGGCAGAGGGGAAGCTAGTCACCCATAGAGCGGCCTTTGCCAGAACCTCTGTCATACAGGCCTTCCTGGGCTCTGCACCCCAGCTAACTCTGCAGCTATATATCTGTGTGCTGCAGAAAGGAGTGTCTATTGGTAGAG GTACATTGATGGTAATTTCACTTCTGTCCATCGTGTACGGAGCCCTTCGCTGCAACATTCTAGCTATCAAAATACGCTACGACGATTATGAAGTTTCCGTCAGCCCGTTGGCGTACCTGTGCGTGTTCCTGTGGCGAGGGTTTGAGATCGCAACACGCGTGGCTGTGCTGGTCCTCTTCAGCTCCGTGCTGAAAGTGTGGATTCTTCCGGTGGTGTTGTCCAACTTCATCTTGTTCTTTCTGCACCCCTGGGTTCTCTTCTGGAGCAGCCGCTCTCCGTTTCCAGAGAACATAGAGAAGACGTTGACCCGTGTCGGGACCACCATTGTACTCTGCATGCTCACCTTCATGTATGCGGGAATTAATGTGTTCTGCTGGTCCGCTGTGCAGCTCAGACTAGACGACACTGATCTTATCGATAAGGGCCAGGCGTGGAGGCGGGTGGCGGTCTATTACTCCCTACGGTTTGTGGAGAACGCCGGGTTGACCTTGATGTGGTACACCCACCGAACTGAGTTTTATCAATGGGTGGATGCTCCGGTATTGGAAGTCCTGCTGATGTTGGGATACGCCATGGCCGTCTTCTTCATGTTGCTTTTTTACCAGTTCTGTCACCCTTGCAGGCAGTTGTTCTCATCTAGCCCGGCACAGGGCTTCCAATCGGGCTCCATGAGGACCAAGCCCTTGTCAGAGCCACAAACGAAAGATGGAGACGAGCAACCCTGTGTTACCAAAGGGGACTTCAACCAGAGTTTGTGCGTCTGA
- the LOC130410356 gene encoding cytochrome b-245 heavy chain, which yields MGNFAANEGLSIFVILVWLGINVFLFVHFYMAFLIDRFYYTRVILGHALSWARAPAACLNFNCMLILLPVCRNLLSFLRGSIQCCSRTAARQLDRNLTFHKLVAYMIAFHTAVHIIAHLFNFERFMDSQLMVNSSFLPYVLSQIGNNDNKSFLNPIRSNETNPTIVMFTTIAGLTGVVITLALILIITSSMEVIRRSYFEVFWFTHHLFIVFFIGLVLHGVGRIVRGQTPESLEAHDPKQCESYFETWGKNGTHCPEPDFAGNPPMTWKWVVGPMFLYVCERLVRFYRSQQKVVITKVVMHPSKTLELQMKKKGFKMEVGQYVFLKCPSISHLEWHPFTLTSAPEEDHFSVHVRIVGDWTQALYTACGGDKTTVLDAWTLPRVGVDGPFGTASEDVFQYEVVMLVGAGIGVTPFASVLKSVWYKHVQKNQNVFTKKIYFYWLCRETQAFEWFTDLLQSLEKQMTEKDMSDFLSYNIYLTRWRDTEAAHFRVQYQAEDDPITGLKQKTRYGKPNWDNEFSTIATQHPGSKVGVFLCGPAALAEALGKQCFTHTESGTEFIFNKENF from the exons ATGGGAAATTTTGCTGCAAATGAAGGACTAtctatttttgtcatt CTGGTATGGCTCGGCATCAATGTGTTTCTCTTTGTGCATTTTTACATGGCATTTTTGATTGACAGATTCTACTACACAAGGGTTATCCTTGGG CATGCCCTGTCGTGGGCCAGAGCTCCAGCTGCATGTTTGAACTTTAACTGCATGCTTATCCTGCTACCTGTCTGCAGAAACCTGCTGTCATTCCTACGAGGATCAATACAG TGTTGTAGCCGCACTGCTGCCCGTCAGCTAGACAGAAACCTCACTTTTCACAAACTCGTGGCCTACATGATTGCTTTCCACACAG CGGTCCACATCATAGCTCACTTGTTTAACTTTGAGCGATTCATGGATTCCCAGCTTATGGTCAATAGCAGCTTTCTGCCTTACGTTTTATCTCAAATTGGCAACAACGACAACAAATCTTTTCTGAACCCCATCAGATCCAATGAGACG AACCCAACAATAGTGATGTTCACAACAATAGCAGGACTGACAGGGGTGGTCATCACGTTGGCACTCATTCTCATCATCACTTCCTCCATGGAGGTCATCAGACGGTCATACTTCGAGGTGTTCTGGTTCACCCACCACCtgtttattgtctttttcaTTGGTCTGGTGCTACATGGAGTTGG gcGCATTGTGCGAGGTCAGACTCCAGAGAGCTTAGAGGCGCACGATCCAAAACAATGTGAGAGTTACTTTGAGACCTGGGGTAAAAATGGCACCCATTGCCCTGAACCAGACTTTGCTGGAAACCCTCCAATG ACATGGAAGTGGGTGGTCGGCCCCATGTTTCTGTACGTCTGTGAGAGACTGGTGCGGTTTTACCGCTCACAGCAGAAAGTGGTTATTACTAAG GTAGTGATGCACCCATCCAAAACCCTTGAGCTGCAGATGAAAAAGAAGGGCTTTAAAATGGAGGTCGGTCAGTATGTATTCCTCAAGTGCCCATCTATCTCCCATCTGGAGTGGCATCCCTTCACCCTGACCTCTGCCCCTGAGGAGGACCACTTCAGCGTGCACGTCCGAATCGTAGGGGACTGGACGCAAGCCCTTTACACAGCCTGTGGAGGTGACAAAACTACAGTTCTGGATGCCTGGACATTACCAAG GGTGGGTGTGGACGGACCGTTCGGGACGGCCAGTGAAGATGTTTTTCAATATGAGGTTGTGATGTTGGTCGGCGCTGGGATTGGAGTGACACCTTTCGCTTCCGTTTTGAAGTCTGTGTGGTACAAGCACGTCCAAAAGAACCAAAATGTCTTCACCAAAAAG ATATATTTCTACTGGTTGTGTAGAGAGACCCAAGCGTTTGAGTGGTTTACGGACTTGCTGCAAAGTCTAGAAAAACAGATGACGGAAAAAGACATGAGTGATTTCCTAAGTTACAATATTTATCTAACGCGCTGGAGAGACACTGAG GCTGCCCATTTTAGAGTTCAGTATCAGGCGGAAGATGACCCCATTACTGGTCTTAAGCAGAAGACTCGATATGGTAAACCCAACTGGGACAATGAATTCAGCACCATCGCTACTCAACATCCAGG ttCAAAAGTAGGAGTGTTTTTATGTGGTCCTGCTGCTTTGGCCGAAGCTTTGGGGAAGCAATGCTTTACACACACTGAATCTGGAACTGAGTTTATATTCAACAAAGAAAACTTCTGA
- the dynlt3 gene encoding dynein light chain Tctex-type 3, with product MEEYHPGDEVSFNPDDASNVIKECIEGIIGGVDYSQNKVNQWTASIVEHSLTQLVKQGKPFKFIVNCAVMQKSGAGLHTANSCYWDTTTDGSCTVRWENRTMYCVVSVFAVAIVL from the exons ATGGAGGAATATCATCCTGGAGACGAG GTGTCTTTCAATCCAGATGATGCAAGTAATGTTATTAAAGAG TGCATTGAGGGTATCATTGGGGGTGTGGACTACAGCCAGAACAAAGTGAACCAGTGGACGGCCAGCATAGTCGAACACTCTCTCACTCAGTTAGTTAAACAGGGGAAACCTTTCAAGTTCATAG tCAACTGTGCTGTGATGCAGAAAAGCGGCGCAGGTCTTCACACAGCCAACTCTTGTTACTGGGACACTACTACTGACG gAAGCTGCACGGTTAGGTGGGAGAACCGTACCATGTACTGTGTTGTCAGTGTGTTTGCTGTGGCTATTGTCCTATAA
- the rpgrb gene encoding retinitis pigmentosa GTPase regulator b isoform X3 — translation MAGETEDEIPENGKLFMFGSNNWGQLGLGTKTTVNKPTCVKDLKSERVKIVACGRTHTLVYTSRGNLYASGGNNEGQLGLGDCEDRTSFHLVDFFSKHEPIKMLAAGSNISAALTHDSRLYMWGDNSEGQIGMGKESNALTPREVVGKQVSWVSCGYYHSAFVTVDGALFTFGERDSGKLGLTTEKLANHRVPQQVTGISDRVVQVACGGGHTVALTEHELYSFGLGQFGQLGHGTFIFESRLPRVVEHFRRGRVKHVECGENHTAVITDSNLLYTFGDGRHGKLGLGEENFTNQFIPTLCPRFLNYFIKAVACGGCHMLVLARPRDEGSENVILEEDDVTEDYFEKSYTELIGDTHSQTTLNRSLSARVRRRERERSPDQFGQMFRTLPNLNGNQLNTSIPATSKTWLSHRGRPGKISHNGLQIPGKRERLLDDSADDNESVKDLGETTDLLNLTHVMKMDPCDNSLTLSPVQKKKVKVVKVHGKEMGKTREDPTPYDKRADLTHHKALPTELLRSSSGSSVIVNSPHRSRKGLRHDKENVLNALEDKKTTGRSKTRIGTPSLNDIHTESKPQLIKHTTDQRQMESREDKSDAKRLKGKAQNKPQLLEEKRSMVVGEKERTDATQKSKESIKSNQDYSGKTSSKGRLLEVRSHSQKVKRKEKDVEMKPMVAEHHLEQSRSENQLPTG, via the exons cCCGTGGTAACCTGTACGCCTCTGGGGGGAATAATGAAGGACAGCTCGGCCTCGGTGACTGTGAAGACAGAACCTCCTTCCACCTGGTGGACTTCTTTAGCAAACATGAACCAATCAAAATGCTCGCTGCTGGTTCCAATATATCTGCTGCTCTCACAC ATGACAGCAGGCTCTATATGTGGGGTGATAACTCTGAGGGTCAGATTGGAATGGGAAAGGAGAGCAATGCGTTGACCCCTCGCGAAGTAGTGGGGAAACAAGTGTCCTGGGTTTCTTGTGGATATTATCATTCTGCTTTTGTCACCG TGGATGGGGCCTTGTTTACATTCGGAGAAAGGGACAGTGGGAAGCTGGGCTTGACTACGGAGAAGCTAGCCAATCACAGGGTGCCTCAACAGGTGACGGGCATCTCTGATAGGGTGGTTCAGGTGGCGTGTGGAGGAGGTCACACGGTGGCACTTACAG AGCACGAGTTGTATTCATTCGGACTGGGTCAGTTTGGCCAACTAGGTCACGGCACATTCATATTTGAGTCGAGGTTACCAAGAGTGGTTGAGCATTTTAGGAGGGGCAGAGTTAAACATGTGGAGTGTGGAGAGAATCACACAGCAGTTATAACTG ACAGTAACCTTCTTTACACATTCGGTGATGGACGACATGGAAAACTTGGCCTTGGTGAAGAGAACTTTACCAACCAGTTTATACCAACCCTGTGTCCAAGATTCCTCAACTACTTTATAAAGGCT GTTGCATGTGGTGGATGTCACATGCTTGTATTGGCCAGGCCCAGGGATGAAGGCTCAGAAAATGTGATCCTGGAAGAGGACGATGTCACCGAAGACTACTTTGAGAAGTCATACACAGAGCTAATTGGTGACACGCACAGTCAGACCACCCTAAATAGGAGTCTCTCGGCTCGGGTTAGGCGCAGAGAACGG GAACGTTCACCAGATCAGTTTGGACAGATGTTCCGAACTCTTCCAAACCTAAATGGTAATCAGCTGAACACATCTATACCAGCTACCAGCAAAACCTGGCTCTCCCACAGGGGACGACCCGGAAAGATCTCTCACAACGGCCTGCAGA TTCCTGGTAAGAGAGAGAGGTTACTCGATGACAGTGCAGATGATAATGAAAGTGTGAAAGATCTTGGAGAAACCACTGACTTGTTAAACCTG actCATGTAATGAAGATGGACCCCTGTGATAACAGCCTCACGTTATCTCCAGTGCAGAAG AAGAAGGTTAAGGTTGTGAAAGTGCATGGTAAGGAGATGGGAAAGACAAGAGAAGACCCTACCCCTTATGACAAGAGGGCAGATCTTACACATCACAAAGCGCTTCCTACAGAGTTGCTTAGAAGCTCAAGTGGTAGCTCAGTTATCGTGAACAGTCCTCACAGAAGCCGTAAAGGTTTGAGGCACGACAAGGAGAATGTACTTAATGCTTTGGAGGACAAAAAAACAACTGGTCGAAGTAAGACAAGAATAGGGACTCCAAGTTTGAATGACATCCACACTGAATCCAAACCCCAACTCATCAAGCACACTACAGATCAAAGGCAAATGGAGTCGAGGGAAGATAAATCGGATGCTAAACGGTTAAAGGGGAAAGCTCAGAATAAACCACAACTGCTTGAGGAGAAACGTTCAATGGTAGTTGGTGAAAAAGAAAGAACGGATGCGACTCAAAAGTCAAAAGAAAGCATTAAGTCAAACCAGGATTATTCTGGTAAAACAAGTTCCAAAGGACGTCTGCTGGAGGTCAGAAGTCATTCTCAAAAGgttaaaaggaaagaaaaagatgTGGAAATGAAACCAATGGTTGCTGAACATCATCTCGAACAGTCTAGAAGTGAGAACCAACTCCCCACAG GATAA